Proteins co-encoded in one Waddlia chondrophila WSU 86-1044 genomic window:
- a CDS encoding phospho-sugar mutase, giving the protein MQIKTTTQKNLKTWLDADIAPEIKKELKRLIKEHPNEIEEGFYTRLTFGTGGLRAVMGLGTNRMNIYTVGMATQGLANYMKRVESKKRVFISYDCRNNSRLFAERTAKVLAGNGIEAILTKELRPTPYVSFGCRFLNCGAGVMITASHNPPEYNGYKVYWKDGGQVVAPHDAGIIQEVNRISSLDEVHAVEDLKHPFIKEVLKEVDTAYLDTIAAMQLTPDTNRKFGKQIHIVYSNLHGTGITLMPRAMERWGFTRVSTVEEQDAPDGSFPTARSPNPEEKKALESGLKKLKEVEGDLLIATDPDADRVGLAVRHQGKTHLLNGNQVACLLLNHICKAEKKLPDNAAFVKTIGTTELFRSIAEAHGGACIEVLTGFKYIAEKIEQWENTPQGMQFIFGGEESYGYLFGTHSHDKDAVISSTLIAEAALAAKLEGKTLIDQLHALWKTYGIHVEKLSTFTFPETKEGREKMESGMHKIKHSPPKTLNGIIVKTIENYQTSTKTNLSTGSKEPLSLPKSETLRLWLEDGSKVMVRPSGTEPKVKFYCGVKSDSFHSIDDGVAKLELHAQHLLDSLKNLF; this is encoded by the coding sequence ATGCAAATAAAAACAACAACACAAAAGAATTTAAAGACTTGGCTGGATGCCGATATTGCTCCTGAAATAAAAAAAGAGCTTAAGCGATTAATCAAAGAACATCCGAACGAAATCGAAGAAGGGTTTTATACACGGCTAACCTTTGGAACAGGCGGCCTAAGAGCGGTAATGGGACTTGGCACCAACCGCATGAACATCTACACTGTTGGAATGGCTACTCAAGGATTGGCCAATTACATGAAGCGTGTTGAGAGCAAAAAGCGCGTCTTCATCAGCTACGATTGCCGGAACAACTCGCGCCTGTTTGCAGAGCGCACTGCAAAAGTTCTGGCAGGCAATGGCATCGAAGCCATCCTGACAAAAGAGCTGCGCCCCACTCCTTACGTCTCTTTTGGCTGCCGTTTTTTAAACTGTGGCGCAGGCGTGATGATCACAGCCTCCCACAATCCTCCGGAATACAATGGGTACAAAGTCTACTGGAAAGATGGAGGACAGGTGGTAGCTCCGCACGATGCAGGAATCATTCAAGAAGTGAATCGCATCTCATCCCTTGATGAGGTCCATGCAGTCGAAGACCTTAAACACCCGTTCATCAAAGAAGTGTTGAAAGAGGTCGACACCGCTTATCTCGATACAATCGCTGCCATGCAACTGACTCCGGACACAAACCGGAAGTTCGGCAAACAGATCCATATCGTCTATTCCAATTTACATGGAACAGGAATCACCTTAATGCCTCGCGCAATGGAACGGTGGGGCTTTACTAGAGTTTCAACAGTGGAGGAGCAGGATGCGCCTGACGGCAGCTTTCCCACTGCTCGCAGCCCCAATCCGGAAGAAAAAAAAGCACTTGAATCCGGGTTAAAAAAACTCAAAGAGGTTGAAGGAGATCTTCTCATCGCGACAGATCCGGATGCTGACCGCGTCGGTCTTGCTGTTAGGCATCAGGGAAAAACACATCTTTTAAATGGCAATCAAGTCGCTTGCCTTCTGCTTAACCATATCTGCAAAGCCGAAAAAAAACTTCCAGACAATGCAGCTTTTGTCAAAACAATCGGCACAACCGAACTTTTCAGATCGATTGCCGAGGCACATGGAGGCGCATGCATCGAGGTGCTGACAGGGTTTAAATACATTGCCGAAAAAATCGAGCAATGGGAAAACACCCCTCAAGGAATGCAATTCATTTTTGGAGGTGAAGAATCATATGGCTACCTTTTTGGGACACACTCTCACGACAAAGACGCGGTCATCTCGTCTACCTTAATTGCCGAAGCCGCTTTGGCTGCCAAGTTGGAAGGGAAAACGCTCATCGATCAGCTGCATGCATTGTGGAAAACTTACGGTATTCATGTCGAGAAACTCTCCACGTTCACTTTCCCAGAAACCAAAGAAGGAAGGGAAAAAATGGAAAGCGGGATGCATAAAATCAAGCATTCCCCTCCAAAAACACTCAACGGCATTATCGTCAAAACCATTGAGAACTATCAAACATCGACAAAAACCAACCTGAGCACTGGATCGAAAGAACCACTTTCGCTTCCAAAGTCAGAGACTTTGCGGCTTTGGCTGGAAGATGGCAGCAAAGTGATGGTCAGACCTTCCGGTACTGAGCCTAAAGTCAAGTTTTACTGCGGTGTGAAAAGCGATTCATTCCACTCCATTGACGACGGAGTGGCCAAGCTGGAACTGCATGCGCAGCATTTGCTCGATTCCCTTAAGAATCTTTTTTAG
- the groL gene encoding chaperonin GroEL (60 kDa chaperone family; promotes refolding of misfolded polypeptides especially under stressful conditions; forms two stacked rings of heptamers to form a barrel-shaped 14mer; ends can be capped by GroES; misfolded proteins enter the barrel where they are refolded when GroES binds), which produces MTSPKEIIFEEEARNKLLDGIVQLADIVAFTLGPKGRNVGLEKSWGAPTITNDGSSIVKDIHLKDPCSNMGVAMAQEVVQKIKEKCGDGTTTGTLLLKALVEEGIKQIAAGHSPIGVKRGIDKAVEAIVAAVEKSAIPIKTAQEIKNIATVSASGNETIGSMISEAMEKVGKNGVITIEEGKGTETVIDLVEGMEFDRGYLSAYFCTDLEKMQTTMNNAQILLVDKKIANIHEILPILQAVAASSRELLIIAEDLEGDALSTLVVNRLRGALKVAAVKAPGFGDRRKAMMQDIAILTGGTLITEETGMSLKDAGPEVLGSAEQITITKDRTTIVKGGGSSEAIKARISQLENEISEASSSYDKEKLEERKAKLSGGVAVIRVGAATEPEMKQKKQIFEDSLSSTKAAIEEGIVPGGGVALLRAKKSLESLKLENDEAVGSQIVAKACGTPLKQIAANTGFDGSVILMEVENADTNCGFNVLTEKVEDLVKAGVVDPAKVVINSLIHAASVAGIVLISEALITDAEEDEETE; this is translated from the coding sequence ATGACTTCACCAAAAGAAATTATCTTTGAAGAAGAAGCACGCAACAAGCTTCTTGACGGGATCGTTCAGCTAGCTGACATCGTCGCTTTTACACTTGGCCCCAAAGGACGGAATGTCGGATTGGAAAAAAGCTGGGGAGCGCCAACGATCACAAATGACGGTAGCAGTATTGTCAAAGATATCCATTTAAAAGACCCCTGCTCTAACATGGGCGTTGCCATGGCTCAGGAAGTTGTGCAAAAAATCAAAGAGAAATGCGGCGACGGCACAACAACAGGCACGCTTCTTCTCAAAGCTCTTGTTGAAGAAGGGATCAAGCAGATCGCTGCAGGACACAGTCCTATCGGTGTCAAGCGGGGCATTGATAAAGCTGTTGAAGCTATTGTCGCAGCTGTTGAAAAATCGGCAATTCCAATCAAAACAGCGCAAGAGATCAAAAACATCGCGACAGTTTCTGCATCGGGCAACGAAACTATTGGATCTATGATCTCAGAAGCAATGGAGAAAGTTGGCAAGAACGGCGTGATCACCATTGAAGAGGGGAAAGGAACAGAAACAGTCATCGATCTTGTCGAAGGAATGGAGTTTGATCGTGGATACTTAAGCGCTTATTTCTGCACCGACCTTGAGAAAATGCAAACAACAATGAACAATGCCCAGATTTTATTGGTCGACAAAAAGATTGCAAACATCCATGAAATCCTTCCCATCCTACAGGCTGTCGCCGCTTCTTCGCGCGAACTGCTCATCATTGCTGAAGACCTGGAAGGCGATGCCTTATCAACATTGGTCGTGAACCGGCTAAGAGGCGCTTTAAAAGTAGCCGCTGTCAAAGCTCCAGGCTTTGGCGACAGAAGAAAAGCGATGATGCAGGATATCGCAATCTTGACAGGCGGAACGCTCATTACAGAAGAAACCGGAATGTCTTTAAAAGACGCAGGTCCAGAAGTTCTCGGCTCTGCAGAACAAATCACGATCACAAAAGATCGAACGACAATTGTTAAAGGCGGAGGCTCTTCTGAAGCGATCAAAGCACGCATTTCCCAGCTTGAAAATGAGATTTCTGAAGCAAGCAGCTCCTATGACAAAGAAAAACTCGAAGAGCGCAAAGCTAAACTCAGCGGCGGTGTAGCAGTGATCCGCGTCGGAGCTGCAACAGAGCCGGAAATGAAGCAAAAGAAGCAAATTTTCGAAGACAGCCTGAGTTCCACCAAAGCTGCAATCGAAGAAGGGATCGTCCCCGGAGGAGGCGTTGCATTGCTCCGAGCGAAAAAATCCTTAGAATCCTTAAAGCTTGAAAACGACGAGGCTGTAGGATCGCAAATCGTAGCAAAAGCATGCGGGACTCCGCTTAAGCAAATCGCAGCAAATACCGGCTTCGACGGCTCCGTTATCCTAATGGAAGTGGAAAATGCCGACACAAACTGCGGTTTCAATGTTTTGACAGAAAAAGTGGAAGACCTGGTAAAAGCCGGTGTCGTGGATCCTGCAAAAGTTGTGATCAACAGCCTGATTCACGCAGCATCTGTAGCAGGAATCGTTCTAATCTCTGAAGCGCTGATCACCGACGCTGAAGAAGACGAAGAAACAGAATAA
- a CDS encoding ABC transporter ATP-binding protein, translating into MLEAKNIAYSIDGKMLVENINLSFFPGILYGILGPNGSGKSTLLKTLSGIWNPTKGIVKWKGKPLLARSRKQISSTISLVPQNPQVHFDFTVAEMVRMGRYPYGSKHCDAEIEKALNTVDAWHLRKRSILHLSHGERKRVYIARALVTESPILLLDEPEASLDIKHQLEIWKLLRKLAEQDKTIIVTNHDLAATQRFCDEVAILNQGRCVCHGQFDQVMTPQRLLEVFGVVESANFRPITFETPS; encoded by the coding sequence ATGCTTGAGGCAAAAAACATTGCCTACTCCATAGATGGTAAAATGCTTGTGGAAAACATCAATTTATCTTTTTTTCCCGGGATTCTTTATGGAATTTTAGGTCCTAATGGATCGGGAAAATCTACTCTTTTAAAAACATTGAGCGGAATTTGGAATCCCACAAAAGGGATCGTCAAATGGAAGGGAAAACCTTTATTAGCCCGTTCCCGCAAACAGATCAGCAGTACGATCTCCTTAGTGCCTCAAAATCCTCAAGTGCATTTTGACTTTACTGTCGCAGAGATGGTTCGGATGGGAAGGTATCCTTATGGAAGCAAACACTGCGATGCAGAAATTGAAAAAGCTCTAAATACCGTCGATGCCTGGCACTTAAGAAAACGTTCAATTCTGCACCTTTCCCATGGAGAGCGCAAACGCGTCTACATCGCGCGAGCCCTGGTCACTGAATCTCCGATCCTTCTTTTAGATGAGCCTGAAGCCAGCTTGGACATTAAACACCAACTGGAGATTTGGAAGTTATTGAGAAAACTGGCAGAACAAGATAAGACAATTATTGTGACAAATCATGATTTAGCAGCCACACAAAGGTTTTGCGACGAGGTTGCAATTTTGAACCAAGGACGCTGTGTCTGCCATGGACAGTTCGATCAAGTGATGACTCCTCAACGCCTTCTTGAAGTCTTTGGAGTTGTGGAATCTGCAAACTTTCGTCCGATAACATTTGAAACACCCTCTTAA
- a CDS encoding ABC transporter substrate-binding protein: protein MKSKIALYTIPILFIFGWWSLAFFDKHPSRPEKNFSAIKHRKAFTVPEFSSYLSSFSRDEIKSALSGDIELMTRLMKEWDVDAQILESQGLIGIRKLNRNAFIRSQMIGRKIKEKDLELESQARSLIIFDDEGIPFQPSTTQQIFLPQTFVSASFLLALASPQEIAALPKGMRAQTHLYPKVLTDQIPLDTGRTNSEQLYRLHPGTAFVADYSHPATLEMLKNQGISLFTLKEMKTVDQVADAIARIGNVANHPLQAEVLSLFIESAMLAIDNRLIALLHDMDQHHEKPRVMFLNHYAQFSVPTDRTIAGDLLHRLHRLRYSLIPQQEVDAKFWSIPIDQEQIIHLNPDFLIIATNDQENLKKNIEKNPAFDAVNAKVNQRIHTIDYTTQAPTQYIVLTYYDIAQSLMRY from the coding sequence ATGAAATCAAAAATTGCCCTTTACACAATTCCTATTCTGTTTATTTTTGGATGGTGGTCCCTGGCTTTTTTTGATAAACACCCCTCGCGTCCAGAAAAGAATTTTTCTGCAATCAAACACCGAAAGGCATTTACGGTTCCTGAATTTTCCAGTTACCTTTCCTCTTTTTCAAGGGATGAAATCAAATCTGCCCTTAGCGGCGATATCGAGTTGATGACCCGGTTGATGAAAGAATGGGATGTCGACGCTCAAATTTTGGAAAGCCAGGGATTAATCGGTATTCGAAAACTCAATCGCAATGCATTTATCCGCAGCCAAATGATCGGCAGAAAAATCAAAGAAAAGGATCTTGAGCTAGAAAGCCAAGCCAGAAGCCTCATCATCTTTGATGATGAGGGAATCCCTTTCCAACCGTCCACAACACAACAGATTTTCCTTCCACAAACATTTGTCTCAGCCAGCTTCCTTCTTGCCCTTGCTTCTCCACAAGAGATTGCCGCTCTCCCCAAAGGAATGCGTGCACAAACCCACCTTTACCCTAAAGTATTGACAGATCAAATCCCCTTGGATACTGGCCGCACCAATTCTGAACAGCTCTATCGATTGCATCCTGGAACGGCTTTTGTCGCCGACTATTCCCATCCGGCAACACTTGAAATGCTTAAGAATCAAGGGATTTCCCTTTTCACGTTGAAAGAGATGAAAACCGTCGATCAAGTGGCAGATGCAATCGCTCGGATCGGCAATGTTGCCAACCACCCCCTCCAAGCAGAGGTGCTGTCTCTGTTCATCGAATCGGCAATGCTTGCGATCGATAACAGACTCATCGCACTTCTGCACGACATGGATCAGCATCATGAAAAGCCGCGTGTGATGTTTTTAAACCACTACGCGCAGTTTTCAGTTCCTACCGACCGCACCATTGCCGGCGATCTGCTTCATCGACTGCATAGGCTGCGTTATTCGCTAATCCCCCAGCAAGAGGTCGATGCCAAGTTTTGGTCAATTCCTATCGATCAGGAGCAAATCATCCATTTAAATCCCGATTTCTTAATCATCGCGACAAACGACCAAGAAAATTTAAAAAAAAATATCGAAAAAAATCCCGCTTTTGATGCAGTCAACGCTAAAGTCAATCAAAGAATCCACACCATTGATTATACAACTCAAGCGCCAACGCAATACATTGTGCTTACCTACTACGACATCGCTCAATCCTTGATGAGATACTGA
- a CDS encoding Mrp/NBP35 family ATP-binding protein, which yields MKNNPSPPQTYFVGSGKGGVGKSTVTVNLAVALAGQGLKVGILDADVYGPSIPIMMGLRRLSPRVQEDGDGREQVIPFTKFGIQVISLGFFIEEARSVVWRGPMLHSTLQKMLQDAAWGELDFLLIDLPPGTGDVPLSLSQLLPIQGALIVTTPQEVAMLDAIKAINAFSQLNIPLIGIIENMAGFTPSGSQTTYPIFGEGKGAELAKRFETTLLHSIPLIPEIRRGGDEGYPSAAHLGDEQCGRHFHQLAESFLNQCK from the coding sequence GTGAAGAATAATCCCTCTCCACCACAAACATACTTTGTCGGTTCCGGCAAGGGAGGCGTCGGAAAATCTACAGTAACGGTTAATTTAGCCGTTGCTCTCGCTGGGCAAGGGCTCAAAGTAGGGATTTTGGACGCGGATGTCTATGGCCCCTCCATTCCGATCATGATGGGCCTTAGAAGGCTGTCGCCAAGAGTGCAAGAAGACGGCGACGGCAGGGAACAGGTCATCCCTTTTACGAAGTTTGGCATTCAAGTGATCTCTTTGGGCTTTTTCATTGAGGAAGCGCGTTCCGTTGTTTGGCGGGGGCCGATGCTTCACTCGACGCTGCAAAAAATGCTGCAAGATGCCGCATGGGGTGAGCTGGACTTCCTTCTGATCGACCTCCCTCCAGGCACAGGCGATGTACCGCTATCGCTGTCTCAACTCCTCCCAATTCAAGGAGCTTTAATCGTAACCACTCCTCAAGAAGTCGCCATGCTAGACGCCATCAAAGCGATCAACGCCTTTTCTCAGCTTAATATTCCTTTGATCGGCATTATTGAAAACATGGCGGGATTCACCCCTTCCGGCTCCCAAACAACCTATCCCATTTTTGGAGAAGGAAAAGGTGCAGAGCTTGCAAAACGTTTTGAGACAACGCTTTTACATAGTATTCCCCTTATCCCGGAAATCAGAAGAGGAGGCGACGAAGGCTACCCCTCTGCAGCACATTTAGGGGACGAGCAGTGCGGCCGCCATTTCCATCAACTCGCAGAATCTTTCCTCAATCAATGCAAATAA
- a CDS encoding inositol polyphosphate kinase family protein, translating to MKKQFQRLNDENLATAIDRIKKIRSTLEENNFIAFDSSLLFVPTVKKVDGQSLHDVDIHLIDLGDLTHRDDMDEETYKETKREMLEAVEKAMKCAQAIQEKRNAAFSSLHLNPSYTFEALPILHNQKTYHFRDILKKEFKVWRKSESAKLVRFEKYISDKFKENPKFFECCKAHQVRYLSEDERIQTQVQIEDGVLKQIGLDHDGGVRLMPEGEYYFVIKDNALYCHPKGSTGSGVVQHSSFFSGEKVDSAGLLVVDEGGKVKKMINHSGYYLPDADALYTASRFFKERLPSEEFQKITINFVNMKGNLKNLAGWVYKRFKIELFSNKHAINDWIRHYEIGC from the coding sequence ATGAAAAAGCAGTTTCAACGTTTGAACGATGAAAATCTTGCAACGGCCATCGATAGAATTAAAAAAATTAGATCAACTTTAGAAGAAAATAATTTTATCGCATTTGATAGTAGTTTGTTGTTTGTTCCTACAGTTAAAAAAGTTGATGGCCAAAGCTTGCATGACGTTGATATTCATCTCATTGACTTAGGAGATCTCACACATCGTGATGATATGGATGAGGAGACTTATAAAGAGACGAAGCGTGAGATGTTAGAAGCTGTTGAGAAAGCCATGAAATGTGCGCAAGCAATTCAAGAAAAGCGAAATGCAGCTTTTTCCTCTTTGCATCTTAATCCGTCGTACACATTTGAAGCTCTTCCTATTTTACATAATCAGAAGACTTATCATTTTCGCGATATTCTAAAAAAGGAATTTAAAGTTTGGCGGAAAAGTGAATCTGCCAAGCTGGTACGATTTGAGAAGTATATCTCGGATAAATTTAAGGAGAATCCTAAATTTTTTGAGTGTTGCAAAGCTCATCAAGTGCGTTATCTTTCTGAAGATGAGCGCATTCAAACTCAAGTTCAAATTGAAGATGGCGTTTTGAAGCAGATAGGGTTGGATCATGATGGTGGGGTTCGACTAATGCCTGAAGGAGAGTATTATTTTGTGATTAAGGATAATGCTCTGTATTGCCATCCCAAGGGATCTACAGGTAGCGGAGTTGTTCAACATTCGAGCTTTTTCTCAGGGGAAAAGGTTGATTCTGCTGGGTTGTTAGTGGTTGATGAAGGGGGAAAAGTTAAAAAGATGATCAATCACTCAGGATATTATCTTCCAGATGCTGATGCTTTGTATACAGCTTCCCGTTTTTTCAAAGAAAGATTGCCTTCCGAAGAGTTTCAGAAGATTACAATCAACTTTGTGAATATGAAAGGAAATCTCAAAAATCTTGCCGGATGGGTCTATAAACGCTTTAAAATAGAGCTTTTTTCTAATAAGCATGCGATCAATGACTGGATACGTCATTATGAGATAGGCTGTTGA
- a CDS encoding FecCD family ABC transporter permease, with translation MTRRFQKIVFVLASLLMFGGVTTLLTGAIPLEEVLQGAADRLFGRSHAWSPLLDERLPRLLVLICTGASLAVSGAVLQALFHNPLASPSILGMSCGGSLMVTLAFMLQWQTRYPYSIPLAAIIGCLATLLVVYALSKRNGTVQISTLILTGIAVSTLLLAVQGAITYALRDHWQLIQTLTEWEAGSTADRSWKHVHMQMPITIVGLIGCWAYSKEINILALGEEEAKNLGVEVEKVRWRLFLCVALLTGGALAAVGLIAFFGLVLPHVIRKLFGTGSHNFIQLNLLAGSTTLVLLDLLLRIFEIHSFSIGNISTILGGVFFLTLLINMGKESGDTRYA, from the coding sequence ATGACACGCCGCTTTCAAAAAATAGTCTTCGTGTTAGCTTCCCTGCTTATGTTCGGCGGTGTGACGACCTTGCTAACCGGTGCTATTCCGTTAGAAGAGGTGTTGCAAGGAGCTGCCGATCGCTTATTCGGCCGTTCTCATGCATGGAGTCCCCTGTTGGACGAAAGGCTTCCGCGCCTTCTCGTCCTTATCTGTACCGGAGCGTCTTTAGCTGTATCCGGAGCCGTGTTGCAAGCGTTGTTTCATAACCCCTTGGCGTCGCCAAGCATCTTAGGGATGTCTTGCGGTGGAAGCTTGATGGTGACGCTTGCCTTCATGCTGCAATGGCAGACAAGATACCCCTATTCCATCCCTCTTGCTGCCATTATCGGTTGCCTGGCTACCCTTTTGGTTGTCTACGCTCTATCCAAGCGAAACGGAACCGTCCAAATTTCCACATTGATCCTTACAGGAATTGCAGTCTCGACTTTATTGTTAGCTGTTCAGGGAGCGATTACCTATGCTTTGAGAGATCATTGGCAACTGATTCAAACACTTACAGAATGGGAAGCGGGATCTACTGCCGATAGAAGTTGGAAGCATGTCCATATGCAAATGCCGATCACAATCGTTGGGCTTATCGGCTGCTGGGCCTATAGCAAAGAAATCAACATTTTAGCTCTTGGAGAGGAGGAGGCAAAAAACCTTGGTGTTGAAGTCGAAAAAGTGCGCTGGAGGCTGTTTTTATGTGTTGCTCTTCTCACCGGAGGCGCCTTGGCTGCTGTGGGACTGATCGCGTTTTTCGGACTTGTTCTTCCTCACGTCATCCGCAAGCTCTTCGGCACAGGCAGCCACAATTTCATCCAGTTGAATCTATTGGCTGGAAGCACAACCCTTGTACTCCTTGACTTATTGCTGCGCATCTTTGAAATTCACTCCTTTTCAATCGGAAACATCTCCACAATCCTCGGAGGTGTATTTTTTCTAACACTACTGATCAATATGGGTAAAGAGTCGGGAGATACGCGCTATGCTTGA
- a CDS encoding sodium-dependent transporter, with product MQKQREHWSSHLGFILAAAGSAIGLGTLWKFPYVTGENGGGLFFLIYLFCVAFVGIPVFVAELILGRKAQRGAVGVFDKLAHHSSFWKLPGWLGVIASFVMMSYYSVVAGWGLNYVFMSLSQFYQGRSSQEISQAFDVLAASGDITLFWHFVFLSITMAVVYPGIRHGIEYWSKFMTTSLLILLVCLTVYSFTLEGFSEAVSFLLKPDFKEFKPSSALEALGLSFFTLSLGQGIMLTYGSYMRRSEDIPKTSGIIGGMILLISLLAGLMIFPIIFTFGFAPQSGPGLVFKTLPVLFAQLPGSLLISTTFFTLFVFTALTSAVALVEVVVANFMDLMGWSRRQSVLVVGVSIFIFGIPSALSNSDMLFANWTKLYGKSFFMTFDDLVSVWLLPVGGFLIAVYTGWFLKKEIAEEEFISGTTLPWLFKPWLFFIRWVAPLAIGIIMLQKSGLIDIDTLFNQY from the coding sequence ATGCAGAAGCAACGCGAACATTGGAGCTCCCATTTAGGTTTTATTTTGGCTGCCGCAGGCTCTGCCATTGGATTGGGAACGCTTTGGAAATTTCCCTATGTAACGGGGGAGAATGGGGGAGGTTTATTTTTTCTCATTTATCTTTTTTGCGTTGCGTTTGTCGGCATCCCGGTTTTTGTTGCCGAACTGATTCTGGGGAGAAAAGCGCAAAGAGGGGCAGTCGGAGTCTTTGATAAGCTTGCTCACCACTCCTCTTTTTGGAAGCTGCCGGGTTGGTTGGGAGTCATTGCTTCATTCGTCATGATGTCTTATTATAGCGTGGTTGCTGGATGGGGATTGAACTATGTCTTTATGTCCCTTAGCCAGTTTTATCAAGGGCGGTCGTCTCAAGAGATTTCTCAAGCTTTTGATGTGTTAGCAGCTTCTGGTGATATCACACTATTTTGGCATTTTGTGTTCCTCTCGATCACGATGGCTGTCGTTTATCCCGGAATTAGGCATGGGATTGAATATTGGAGCAAATTCATGACGACCAGTTTGCTGATCCTGCTTGTCTGTCTTACGGTCTACAGTTTTACGCTCGAGGGGTTTTCCGAAGCGGTTTCTTTTTTGTTAAAGCCAGATTTTAAAGAGTTTAAGCCCTCTTCGGCGCTGGAGGCTTTGGGTCTTTCATTTTTTACTCTGAGCCTTGGTCAAGGGATTATGCTGACTTATGGCAGCTACATGCGCAGGTCTGAGGACATTCCAAAAACAAGTGGAATTATCGGGGGGATGATCTTGCTGATTTCTTTGTTAGCGGGTTTGATGATCTTTCCAATTATTTTTACCTTTGGCTTTGCTCCTCAATCGGGCCCGGGACTGGTATTTAAGACGTTGCCTGTTCTTTTTGCCCAGCTGCCTGGATCTTTGCTCATTTCCACAACATTTTTTACTCTTTTTGTGTTTACTGCGCTTACCTCTGCTGTTGCACTCGTCGAGGTGGTTGTGGCAAATTTTATGGATCTCATGGGGTGGTCGCGCCGCCAATCGGTTTTGGTTGTCGGGGTTTCAATCTTTATTTTCGGCATTCCCAGTGCTTTATCGAACTCGGATATGTTATTTGCTAATTGGACAAAACTCTATGGCAAATCTTTCTTTATGACTTTTGACGATCTTGTGTCTGTATGGCTCCTTCCCGTCGGCGGATTTTTGATCGCAGTTTATACTGGATGGTTTCTAAAAAAAGAGATAGCGGAGGAGGAGTTTATCTCTGGAACGACTCTTCCCTGGCTGTTTAAGCCGTGGCTCTTTTTTATCAGATGGGTGGCGCCATTGGCAATCGGCATCATTATGCTTCAGAAAAGCGGTTTAATAGACATCGATACGCTCTTTAATCAATACTAG